A genomic segment from Juglans regia cultivar Chandler chromosome 14, Walnut 2.0, whole genome shotgun sequence encodes:
- the LOC108994634 gene encoding protein LATERAL ROOT PRIMORDIUM 1 codes for MWSAAPSRQINYGLASTEMGMVGLRDLFVVAPASSFHHNNHHHHHHQHDPIMSDPHSINGSNPATALGVGVGVGVIPLLTATPCLAPSNIGVDDENNMLSNRNRGGGGIQLWQNNQHTQHGHYFKKPAILDHGGSGNLVQTVGGGGGGGSGGAGMGGSTTTSSTGTTTCQDCGNQAKKDCSHRRCRTCCKSRGFDCATHVKSTWVPAARRRERQLMGVSASAAAGSSGATSGAKKPRLITSQTTTNSHTSTSNTTPPRSYDTSSSHQDVSFKEALPGQVRAPAVFKCVRVTAVEDGEDQYAYQAVVNIGGHVFKGFLYDQGVESRDGYPNISELHLGGGGDGGRNVVSSSAPILDPSDVYAASGGGLLGGSSFGNPIN; via the exons ATGTGGTCCGCTGCGCCCTCCAGGCAAATCAATTACGGCCTCGCTTCCACGGAGATGGGCATGGTGGGCCTGCGCGACCTCTTCGTCGTCGCACCTGCCTCATCTTTCCACCAcaacaaccaccaccaccaccaccatcagcaTGACCCCATCATGTCCGATCCTCATTCCATCAACGGCTCCAACCCCGCCACTGCACTTGGAGTGGGCGTCGGCGTGGGCGTCATCCCTCTCCTCACTGCTACTCCTTGCCTCGCGCCATCGAACATCGGTGTCGACGATGAGAACAATATGCTGAGTAATAGGAATAGGGGTGGTGGAGGAATTCAGCTCTGGCAGAATAATCAGCATACTCAGCATGGGCATTATTTCAAGAAACCCGCGATTCTTGATCATGGTGGTTCTGGGAATCTGGTGCAAAcagttggtggtggtggtggtggtggtagtgGTGGCGCTGGGATGGGTGGCTCTACAACGACGTCTTCCACCGGGACGACCACGTGCCAAGACTGCGGGAACCAGGCAAAGAAAGATTGCAGCCACAGAAGGTGCAGGACTTGTTGCAAGAGTCGCGGTTTTGATTGCGCCACTCATGTCAAGAGCACCTGGGTGCCAGCCGCTCGGCGGAGGGAACGCCAGCTCATGGGTGTGTCCGCTTCTGCTGCCGCTGGCTCTTCTGGCGCTACCTCTGGTGCCAAAAAACCTAGACTCATCACCTCGCAAACTACAACCAACTCCCATACTTCCACTTCCAATACAACACCCCCAAGAAGCTATGACACTAGCTCCAGTCACCAAG ATGTGAGTTTTAAAGAGGCATTGCCTGGGCAAGTACGTGCACCGGCTGTTTTCAAGTGCGTGCGAGTAACGGCGGTGGAAGATGGCGAGGACCAGTATGCGTATCAGGCGGTTGTAAATATTGGTGGCCATGTTTTCAAAGGGTTTCTATATGATCAAGGGGTTGAAAGTAGAGATGGGTATCCTAATATATCTGAATTGCATttaggtggtggtggtgatggaGGGAGAAATGTGGTCTCCTCGTCAGCTCCAATCCTTGACCCTTCTGATGTTTATGCTGCATCCGGTGGAGGATTGCTCGGAGGTTCAAGCTTTGGTAATCCAATAAATTAA